In the Mycolicibacterium thermoresistibile genome, one interval contains:
- a CDS encoding DUF3592 domain-containing protein, which produces MPHLYGEPGETRSQRILRRVRIGLVIAACVITLQSVLLVVGAWRNDRQIERNMGVAEALVLDAGPRRSTIEFVTPERVTYRPELGVLYPSELDTGMRIYVEYDVNDPELVRVQDRNALLAIVPAGSIAVLGWIVVGAALVGLAFLQRRLESRTPTPAEPARTHTSG; this is translated from the coding sequence ATGCCGCATCTGTACGGCGAGCCGGGGGAGACCCGCAGCCAGCGCATCCTGCGCCGGGTGCGCATCGGCCTGGTCATCGCCGCGTGCGTGATCACGCTGCAGTCGGTGCTGCTGGTGGTGGGCGCCTGGCGCAACGACCGGCAGATCGAACGCAACATGGGGGTGGCAGAGGCGCTGGTGCTCGACGCGGGGCCGCGCCGGTCGACGATCGAGTTCGTCACCCCGGAGCGGGTCACCTACCGGCCCGAACTCGGGGTGCTGTACCCGTCCGAACTCGACACCGGCATGCGCATCTACGTCGAGTACGACGTCAACGATCCCGAGCTGGTGCGGGTTCAGGACCGCAACGCGCTGCTGGCGATCGTGCCGGCCGGGTCGATCGCGGTGCTGGGCTGGATCGTCGTCGGCGCGGCGCTGGTCGGGCTGGCGTTTCTGCAGCGCCGGCTGGAATCGCGTACGCCCACCCCCGCCGAGCCGGCGCGAACTCACACGAGCGGCTGA
- a CDS encoding glycosyltransferase family 4 protein, with the protein MRVAIVTESFLPHVNGVTNSVLRVVEHLRGTGHEVLVIAPDTPPGQPPAERVHDGVRIHRVPSRMFPKITSLPLGIPRPRMIGVLRGFDPDVVHLASPALLGYGGLLAARRLRVPTVAVFQTDVAGFAASYGMGVAARAAWAWTRHLHRLADRTLAPSTAAMRDLARHGVPRVHLWARGVDVGGFAPSARDEQLRRRWSPDGKPIVGFVGRLAPEKHVERLRALAPRTDLQLVIVGDGVDRRKLENLLPTAVFTGALYGEQLAAAYASMDVFVHPGEHETFCQAVQEALASGLPVIAPDAGGPRDLVAPCRTGLLLPVEEFETRLAGAVDHLLAERPRYAVAARRSVLGRTWPAICDQLLEHYAAVAPAVAHPAPHRHAG; encoded by the coding sequence GTGCGGGTCGCGATCGTCACCGAGTCATTCCTGCCCCATGTCAACGGGGTCACCAACTCGGTGCTGCGGGTGGTCGAACATCTGCGCGGCACCGGGCACGAGGTGCTGGTCATCGCGCCCGACACCCCACCCGGCCAACCCCCGGCCGAACGGGTTCACGACGGGGTGCGCATCCATCGGGTGCCGTCCCGGATGTTCCCGAAGATCACCTCGCTGCCGCTGGGGATACCGCGGCCCCGCATGATCGGTGTGCTGCGCGGCTTCGACCCCGACGTGGTGCACCTCGCCTCACCGGCGCTGCTGGGCTACGGCGGTCTGCTCGCCGCCCGCCGGCTCAGGGTGCCCACGGTCGCGGTGTTCCAGACCGACGTCGCCGGGTTCGCCGCCAGCTACGGCATGGGCGTGGCCGCGCGGGCGGCGTGGGCGTGGACCCGTCATCTGCACCGCCTCGCCGACCGCACCCTGGCCCCGTCCACCGCGGCCATGCGGGATCTGGCCCGCCACGGTGTTCCGCGGGTGCACCTCTGGGCGCGGGGGGTGGACGTCGGCGGTTTCGCACCGTCGGCGCGGGACGAGCAGCTGCGCCGGCGCTGGTCGCCCGACGGCAAGCCGATCGTCGGGTTCGTCGGCCGGCTGGCCCCGGAGAAGCATGTCGAGCGGCTGCGGGCGCTGGCCCCGCGCACCGACCTGCAGCTGGTGATCGTCGGCGACGGGGTGGACCGGCGCAAGCTCGAGAACCTCTTGCCGACAGCGGTTTTCACCGGTGCGCTGTACGGTGAGCAGCTCGCGGCCGCGTATGCGTCGATGGACGTCTTCGTGCATCCCGGCGAACACGAGACGTTCTGCCAGGCGGTGCAGGAGGCGCTGGCCTCCGGTCTGCCGGTGATCGCCCCCGACGCCGGCGGCCCCCGGGATCTGGTGGCGCCGTGCCGCACCGGGCTGTTGCTGCCGGTCGAGGAGTTCGAGACCCGGCTCGCCGGGGCGGTGGATCACCTGCTCGCCGAGCGGCCGCGGTACGCGGTCGCGGCCCGGCGC